The segment GGCCAGCGTCAACCCTCCGGCGGCCCGCGCCCCGGCAAAGGCGGCGCCAAACACCCCGCCGCATTCCCCGGCCACCGTGACGGCCCCGCGCCGGGCTATGGCCTCCCCGGCCACGCGGGCCGCCTCGAGCAGGGCCGGTTTGTCGGTCATCCCGCTGCCGATGATCGCCACGAGGAGTCGCTTCACCGGGGCCCCTTCCAGTTCCACCATTTCAGTTTTTCCGGATCGTACAGCGAACGGCTCGCGAAGTAGTCCGCGCTCACGCTTGCCGGGGCGATCTGCAGTTCATCTTTCAAGCGGGCTCCCCATTCTTGCGGGGCGGGAGCGCCCCGCCATCGGCTGGCGGAGCCGCCGCGCCCTCGCGGCGTTCGCCGGGCCGGGGGCGGCCTGTCTCCAGCAGCCCCTGGTAGAGACGGGTCACGACTTCCCGATCCTCCGGCTTCTTCAGCTTGAGCAAGGCCTCGGCATGCACGCGCGCGGCGAGGTCGGCGTCATTCATCCGGCGGAGCGCAAGGTCCAGGAGGTCGTGGTAGGGCTTCAGTTCCCGGGGATACTTTCGGATGATCTCGTGGTACTCGCGGATGGCCTCGGTGTATTCTCCTTTCTTCACGAGCGACTCCGGGATGCCGTAGATGGGCGGCGGCGGAGAACGGTCCGTCGGCCAGAAGATCGCCGCGAACGGCGCGGCCAGGATGCGCGCGATGGGGAACGCGACGACCCAGGCCCCGGCCAGCAGGAGCCCGCACCCGATAAAGCCGCCGCCCGGGTGGCCCATGAAAAGGAATCGGAACCCGGAGACAAAACAGAATCCGGCGAACGCGGCCCGAAACAGAATCCACAACAACGTTTTCACGGCGCGCCGGTTCTTCTACCAGAAGGACGGCGCCGGGTCACGCCCGGGCGGCCGGAAAAAAGGACTTCCGGCCGGCGAGGCCATGGGCTATTTTCGCCGGCGGGAGCGACCCATGCAAGGAGGGTCCCATGACGACTTGGTTCAAGAGGATGCTGTTTGTCGCCGCAGTCATGGCGAGTTGCCGGCCGACCGGGGGAGCCACGTACATCGTCACCAACTCGGCGAACAGCGGGAACGGCACGCTGCGCGCCGCGATCAGCAATGCCAACATCATCGCGGGATTCGACCGGATCCTTTTCAACTTGCCGGCCGGGTCGCGGACGATTCCGGTCAGCACGGAACTTCCGGCCGTCACCGAACGCGTTTGGATCACGGGCACCAACCACCTGGGCGCCGGCGCGGAGCCGCTGGTCATCCTGCACGCGGCGTCCGCCGTGGTGACCAACGGCCTGCGGCTCGGCGCGATCGGCTGCACGGTCACGGCGATCCGTGTCCACGGGTTCGAGTCCGGCATCATGGTCACCTCGCCCTCCTGTGTGATCCAATACAGCTATTTCATGAGCAACAGCGAGGCGGGGGTGTACGTAAAGGCCGGCGGCACCCGAATCGTCGGCAATTACTTCGCCACGAACGACGTCGGTATTTACCTCGAGTTAGGCACGACCAACTCGGTGCTGGCCAATTACGTCGGCATCCACCCCCTGACCGGCCTGGCCAACGGAAACTGGCACGGGATGTTCATCGCCTCGGACAAGAACTACATCGGCAGCCCGGACCCCGCCGACCGCAACATCATCTCGGGGAACCGGATGCGCGGCATCGAGATCTCGTGGGTCAGCAGCAGCAACTCGATCCGGGGGAACTTCATCGGCACGGACGCGGCCGGGACCGGCGCGGTGGCCAACGGGTACGGGATCCTGGTGGACGGCAACGACAATTCCATCGGGGGAACGAAGGGCGGCTCGGGCAACCTGATCTCCGGCAACCGGCATTACGGGATCGGGATGAACGGCATCGCGCAGCCCATCGAACGGAACCGGATCGAGGGTAACTACATCGGCACGGACATCACGGGGAGCAACGCCATCCCCAACGACACGGGCATCTACATGGAAGAGCAGCGCTGCCGGTCCAACACGATCGGGGGCACCCTGACCGCGGCGCGCAACATCATCTCCGGGAACACGAACGTCGGCGTGAATCTCTACTACGCGCCGTGCAACGAGATCAAGGGCAACTATATCGGCACGGACGCCTCGGGGCGATATGCGCTCGGGAATGGGAGCCATGGGATTCATATCGAGCACGCCTGGGACACGGCGGTGGGCGGCACCAATTCCGGCGCGGGCAATGTCATCTCCGGCAACGGCCGGCACGGCATTTTCCTCTTCGGCGTCCTGGCGGACGACACTGTGATCCAGCGGAATCACATCGGCACGACGGCCCTGGGCGGCCTGGCGGTCTCCAACGGTTGGTCGGGCATCATGGTGTCCGGCGCCCCGCGGGTCACCATCGGCGGGATCGGCGCCGGCAACGTGATTTCGGGGAACGGGGACAACGGGCTGTCCATCCACGGCGAGACCGCCCATGACGTCGTCGTGCAGGGCAACTGGATCGGCACGACGGCTTCCGGGCAAGGCGCGCTGGGCAATAAGTACGAAGGCGTCTACGTGGACGGCGCGCCCTCGAACCGGATCGGCGGAGTCTCCGCGGCGATGGGCAACGTGATCAGCGGCAACGGCGGCAACGGGATCAGCATCACGGGCGCGGAGGCGGTCAGCAACACGGTCCAGAGCAATCTCATCGGGACGGACGAGGACGGGGAGGACGCGCTGCCCAACGCGTTCTCCGGTTTGTACATGAACAACGTCCGGCGCGGCCTGGTCGGCGGGGACCTCCTGGTCGGCGGCGGGAACCTGATCTCCGGGAACGGCGATTACGGCATCCGCATGATCACCGTCTCGGACTGCGTGTTCCTCGGCAACCGGATCGGCGGGCACGTCGTCGGCGC is part of the Kiritimatiellia bacterium genome and harbors:
- a CDS encoding right-handed parallel beta-helix repeat-containing protein — encoded protein: MTTWFKRMLFVAAVMASCRPTGGATYIVTNSANSGNGTLRAAISNANIIAGFDRILFNLPAGSRTIPVSTELPAVTERVWITGTNHLGAGAEPLVILHAASAVVTNGLRLGAIGCTVTAIRVHGFESGIMVTSPSCVIQYSYFMSNSEAGVYVKAGGTRIVGNYFATNDVGIYLELGTTNSVLANYVGIHPLTGLANGNWHGMFIASDKNYIGSPDPADRNIISGNRMRGIEISWVSSSNSIRGNFIGTDAAGTGAVANGYGILVDGNDNSIGGTKGGSGNLISGNRHYGIGMNGIAQPIERNRIEGNYIGTDITGSNAIPNDTGIYMEEQRCRSNTIGGTLTAARNIISGNTNVGVNLYYAPCNEIKGNYIGTDASGRYALGNGSHGIHIEHAWDTAVGGTNSGAGNVISGNGRHGIFLFGVLADDTVIQRNHIGTTALGGLAVSNGWSGIMVSGAPRVTIGGIGAGNVISGNGDNGLSIHGETAHDVVVQGNWIGTTASGQGALGNKYEGVYVDGAPSNRIGGVSAAMGNVISGNGGNGISITGAEAVSNTVQSNLIGTDEDGEDALPNAFSGLYMNNVRRGLVGGDLLVGGGNLISGNGDYGIRMITVSDCVFLGNRIGGHVVGAGFGGNQDDGLLMTGSSTNNTIGGDAWTKVNIIAHNGGDGIALGNNTNIAGIRIDYNWIFENGGLGIDLGGDGPTPNDGGPVYGDGDDGPNGLQNYPTLTNVFVDGANLRIQGLLRSAVTAQYKINFYANTQFDPSGYGEGEISLGSTNVATMPLDTAHFDATVPAPDPVPDYYTATATHIASGDTSEFSHFAMLDSDHDGMPDGWESRFFGSATGGDPAGHGDDDGIPNLDEFNADTDPTDGESFLRISKMGLVDFPAVRVVFAAHSSSSYRQYRMEHAYPAGLGTNGWTPGASAYEPGTGGIATNADLMLPADTAAVFRVRGRLP